In Eschrichtius robustus isolate mEscRob2 chromosome 2, mEscRob2.pri, whole genome shotgun sequence, a single window of DNA contains:
- the CDC34 gene encoding ubiquitin-conjugating enzyme E2 R1 isoform X1, whose product MARPLVPSSQKALLLELKGLQEEPVEGFRVTLVDEGDLYNWEVAIFGPPNTYYEGGYFKARLKFPIDYPYSPPAFRFLTKMWHPNIYETGDVCISILHPPVDDPQSGELPSERWNPTQNVRTILLSVISLLNEPNTFSPANVDASVMYRKWKESKGKDREYTDIIRQVPGLAGESVRNIPQGPALSALFCSLCPMSCSRNPWGL is encoded by the exons ATGGCCCGGCCGCTGGTGCCCAGCTCGCAGAAGGCGCTACTTCTGGAGCTCAAGGGGCTGCAGGAGGAGCCGGTGGAGGGCTTCCGGGTGACCCTGGTGGACGAGGGCGACCTGTACAACTGGGAGGTGGCCATCTTCGGGCCCCCCAACACCTACTACGAGGGCGGCTACTTCAAG GCGCGCCTCAAGTTCCCCATTGACTACCCCTACTCTCCGCCGGCCTTTCGCTTCCTGACCAAGATGTGGCACCCCAACATCTACGAG ACTGGGGACGTGTGCATCTCCATCCTCCACCCCCCCGTCGATGACCCCCAGAGCGGGGAGCTGCCCTCGGAGCGGTGGAACCCCACGCAGAACGTCAG GACCATCCTCCTGAGCGTCATCTCCCTTCTCAACGAACCCAACACCTTCTCACCGGCCAACGTGGACGCTTCCGTGATGTACAGGAAGtggaaagaaagcaaaggcaAGGACCGCGAATACACGGACATTATCCG GCAGGTGCCCGGCCTCGCAGGGGAGTCTGTGCGAAACATTCCCCAAGGGCCTGCGCTCTCTGCTCTGTTCTGTTCGTTGTGTCCCATGAGCTGCTCTAGGAACCCCTGGGGTTTGTGA
- the CDC34 gene encoding ubiquitin-conjugating enzyme E2 R1 isoform X2 yields MARPLVPSSQKALLLELKGLQEEPVEGFRVTLVDEGDLYNWEVAIFGPPNTYYEGGYFKARLKFPIDYPYSPPAFRFLTKMWHPNIYETGDVCISILHPPVDDPQSGELPSERWNPTQNVRTILLSVISLLNEPNTFSPANVDASVMYRKWKESKGKDREYTDIIRKQVLGTKVDAERDGVKVPTTLAEYCVKTKAPAPDEGSDLFYDDYYEDAEVEAEADSCFGDDEDDSGTEEC; encoded by the exons ATGGCCCGGCCGCTGGTGCCCAGCTCGCAGAAGGCGCTACTTCTGGAGCTCAAGGGGCTGCAGGAGGAGCCGGTGGAGGGCTTCCGGGTGACCCTGGTGGACGAGGGCGACCTGTACAACTGGGAGGTGGCCATCTTCGGGCCCCCCAACACCTACTACGAGGGCGGCTACTTCAAG GCGCGCCTCAAGTTCCCCATTGACTACCCCTACTCTCCGCCGGCCTTTCGCTTCCTGACCAAGATGTGGCACCCCAACATCTACGAG ACTGGGGACGTGTGCATCTCCATCCTCCACCCCCCCGTCGATGACCCCCAGAGCGGGGAGCTGCCCTCGGAGCGGTGGAACCCCACGCAGAACGTCAG GACCATCCTCCTGAGCGTCATCTCCCTTCTCAACGAACCCAACACCTTCTCACCGGCCAACGTGGACGCTTCCGTGATGTACAGGAAGtggaaagaaagcaaaggcaAGGACCGCGAATACACGGACATTATCCG GAAGCAGGTCCTGGGGACCAAGGTGGACGCAGAGCGGGACGGCGTGAAGGTGCCCACCACGCTGGCTGAGTACTGCGTGAAGACCAAGGCCCCAGCGCCCGACGAGGGCTCGGACCTCTTCTACGACGACTACTACGAGGACGCCGAGGTCGAGGCCGAGGCCGACAGCTGCTTCGGGGACGACGAGGATGACTCGGGCACCGAGGAGTGCTGA
- the MADCAM1 gene encoding mucosal addressin cell adhesion molecule 1, whose translation MEQGLALLLPLFLGLLQLGRGGPLEVEPPEPEVAVAVGESLQFTCRLACEDGRTASVQWRGLDTSLGAVQSGAGSSVLSVLNASLSAAGPRVCVGSCGDVAFQHVVRLLVFAFPDQLTVAPEALVAGPDQEVACTAHNVTPAGPDTLSMSLLLGDQELEGVEALRDVMEEPQEGEDPLFQVRQRWLLPTLGTPTPPSLHCQATMRLPGLELSRRQPIPVLQGLTSLEPPVMTPPEPSTTESPEPPVTTSPKPPVTTSPEATPEQASTHSPRSPGPVPRNSSTRPCRPEIRQLSAAGGLELLCEVVCGPGVAVRWTRAPGGLAAYETREVGAQAWLSGGSVLWARCHSEGWFQCCLDPGGQTANLYVASEICSPLTSASLWTGSLVLGLLLLVFLTYRLWKRCRPTR comes from the exons ATGGAGCAGGGCCTCGCCCTCCTGCTTCCCCTCTTTCTGGGGCTGCTGCAGCTGGGCCGCG GTGGGCCGCTGGAGGTGGAGCCCCCCGAGCCCGAGGTGGCGGTGGCCGTGGGCGAGTCGCTACAGTTCACCTGCCGCCTGGCCTGCGAGGACGGCAGGACGGCCTCGGTGCAGTGGCGGGGCCTGGACACCAGCCTGGGCGCCGTGCAGTCGGGCGCGGGTAGCAGCGTCCTCTCCGTGCTCAACGCCTCGCTGTCGGCTGCGGGGCCCCGCGTGTGCGTGGGCTCCTGCGGGGACGTCGCCTTCCAGCACGTCGTGCGGCTCCTGGTGTTCG CCTTCCCGGACCAACTGACTGTGGCTCCAGAGGCCCTGGTGGCCGGGCCGGACCAGGAGGTGGCCTGCACAGCCCACAACGTCACGCCTGCTGGCCCTGACACCCTCTCCATGTCCCTGCTCCTGGGAGATCAGGAACTGGAGGGGGTGGAGGCCCTCCGGGATGTGATGGAGGAGCCCCAGGAGGGCGAGGACCCGCTGTTCCAAGTGAGACAGCGCTGGCTGCTGCCCACCTTGGGgacacccaccccaccctccctccactGCCAGGCGACCATGAGGCTGCCCGGCTTGGAGCTGAGCCGCCGCCAGCCCATTCCAG TCCTGCAGGGCCTGACCTCCCTGGAGCCCCCCGTCATGAcccccccagagcccagcaccaCAGAGTCCCCGGAGCCCCCCGTCACGACATCCCCGAAGCCCCCCGTCACCACCTCCCCCGAGGCCACCCCAGAGCAGGCCTCCACCCACAGCCCCAGGAGTCCTGGCCCCGTGCCCCGGAACAGCTCCACCAGGCCCTGCCGCCCGGAGATCCGCCAGTTGTCAGCAGCAGGGGGCCTGGAGCTGCTGTGTGAGGTGGTCTGCGGCCCAGGTGTGGCCGTGCGCTGGACCCGGGCCCCCGGCGGGCTGGCAGCCTACGAGACGCGGGAGGTGGGGGCCCAGGCTTGGCTGAGCGGCGGGAGCGTGCTGTGGGCCAGATGCCACAGTGAGGGCTGGTTCCAGTGTTGCCTGGACCCAGGGGGCCAGACGGCCAACCTGTACGTGGCCTCAGAAATCT GCTCCCCGCTAACGTCTGCATCCCTGTGGACGGGCAGCTTGGTGCTGGGGCTGCTTCTCCTGGTGTTCCTGACCTACCGCCTGTGGAAACGCTGCCGGCCTACCAGATGA
- the TPGS1 gene encoding tubulin polyglutamylase complex subunit 1, which produces MDVLPVPLPSAKMAAVEKRRLAVAQAANFTGSGRPGVSRAAATAESEEDFLRQAGVTEMLRAALLKVLEARPEEPIAFLAHYFENMGLRSPANGGAGEPPGQLLLQQQRLGRALWHLRLAHHSQRTAFNNNVGVAYECLSASGRKKKTGLDGRTYSELLKRICRDGEAPEEVVAPLLRKIQCRDHEAVPLAVFRAGMLTCFVLLEFVARAGALYRLLEDPGLAVADRHVGQAVLDTLEGALQASDDTAPARYLEAGSRLGPDSLALAMDRALVARRPSAPMTREEFLEKAAALFIAKVKPVG; this is translated from the exons ATGGACGTCCTTCCGGTCCCGCTGCCCTCAGCAAAGATGGCGGCAGTAGAGAAGCGGCGGCTGGCTGTGGCCCAGGCGGCCAATTTCACAGGCAGCGGCCGGCCGGGGGTGTCCCGAGCAGCGGCGACGGCCGAGAGTGAGGAGGACTTCCTGCGGCAGGCCGGCGTGACGGAGATGCTGCGCGCGGCCCTGCTGAAGGTGCTGGAGGCGCGACCCGAGGAGCCCATCGCCTTCTTGGCGCACTACTTCGAGAACATGGGCCTGCGGTCTCCTGCAAACGGCGGCGCCGGGGAGCCCCCGGGCCAGCTCCTCCTGCAGCAGCAGCGCCTGGGCCGCGCGCTGTGGCACCTTCGCCTGGCTCACCACTCCCAGAG GACCGCCTTCAACAACAACGTCGGCGTGGCCTACGAGTGCCTGAGCGCCAGCGGGCGCAAGAAGAAGACGGGGCTGGACGGGCGCACGTACAGCGAGCTGCTGAAGCGCATCTGCCGGGACGGGGAGGCCCCCGAGGAGGTGGTGGCGCCGCTGTTGCGCAAGATCCAGTGCCGGGACCACGAGGCAGTGCCGCTGGCCGTGTTCCGTGCGGGGATGCTCACCTGCTTCGTGCTACTGGAGTTCGTGGCGCGCGCCGGCGCCCTCTACCGGCTGTTGGAGGACCCGGGCCTGGCCGTGGCTGACCGCCACGTGGGCCAGGCCGTGCTGGACACGCTGGAGGGGGCCCTGCAGGCCAGCGACGACACCGCGCCTGCGCGCTACCTGGAGGCCGGCTCGCGCCTGGGGCCCGACAGCCTGGCGCTGGCCATGGACCGCGCGCTGGTGGCCCGGCGGCCCAGCGCCCCCATGACCCGGGAGGAGTTCCTGGAGAAGGCGGCCGCCCTCTTCATCGCCAAGGTCAAGCCCGTGGGCTGA